In Anaerohalosphaeraceae bacterium, a genomic segment contains:
- the gspG gene encoding type II secretion system major pseudopilin GspG translates to MKRKRKAFTIIELLAVAMIIALLAVFVVPRAFRGLGKAKQDIARGKMAIIEQAIAQFQYDCGRLPTGSEGLEALLRAPRDVEDKWAGPYLKQSEILDPWGRPYLYIEPGTINVGSYDLISLGADGLEGGEGENADIIND, encoded by the coding sequence ATGAAACGAAAACGAAAAGCATTCACCATCATCGAGCTGCTGGCCGTAGCGATGATTATCGCCCTGCTGGCGGTCTTTGTCGTCCCGCGGGCCTTTCGGGGACTGGGCAAAGCCAAACAGGATATCGCCCGCGGCAAAATGGCCATCATCGAACAGGCCATCGCCCAGTTTCAATATGACTGCGGACGTCTGCCCACCGGCAGCGAAGGCCTGGAAGCCCTGCTGCGGGCCCCTCGAGACGTGGAAGACAAATGGGCAGGACCCTATCTGAAACAGTCCGAAATTCTCGACCCGTGGGGGCGCCCCTATCTTTATATCGAACCGGGCACAATCAATGTCGGCAGCTATGACCTTATCTCCCTCGGCGCCGACGGCCTCGAGGGCGGTGAAGGCGAAAATGCAGACATTATCAATGACTAA
- a CDS encoding type II secretion system F family protein: MIRFSYKAVSRDGKPAAGIIEAVDRKSAVSLLAQRGQFALEIQEAAPGAVSPTAPLEETSSLFVSNRISSRDILLITEQITTALRAGLPILQALEIVAQQQNKLPIRRILEQLAQAVRSGRSLSEAMAEYPAVFPSLYRSMVQVGETGGILEETMQQLVRLLSREHKVQSSFKNASAYPIFVLTVGLISIIVILVWILPQLIEALGTEPSALPLPTRMLMGTSHFLLYYGWLLGAVLAAAVYFFLRWKRTDDGLLQWDAFKLQVPLLGPVLRTLSVGRFARTLGSLTKCGIPILEALRVVRDTLGNEVLARQIDHVCEEVKAGSDLARPLGQSGLFDPLLVQIVSIGEQTGKLDEMLLQAADTFDEQADSTLQRYMSLVPALLILMLAAVIFFLIAATLLPVIGMDLSVFSR, translated from the coding sequence ATGATTCGGTTTTCGTACAAGGCAGTATCCAGAGACGGCAAACCCGCCGCCGGCATCATCGAAGCGGTGGACCGAAAAAGCGCCGTGTCGCTGCTGGCCCAGCGGGGGCAATTCGCCCTCGAAATTCAGGAGGCCGCCCCCGGCGCTGTCTCCCCGACAGCCCCCCTTGAGGAAACGTCTTCCCTTTTTGTCTCGAACCGAATCAGCAGCCGGGACATCCTGCTGATTACCGAACAAATCACCACAGCGCTGCGGGCCGGCCTGCCGATTCTTCAGGCCCTCGAAATCGTCGCCCAGCAGCAAAACAAACTGCCCATCCGGCGGATTCTCGAACAGCTCGCTCAGGCCGTCCGCTCCGGACGCTCCTTGTCCGAAGCCATGGCCGAATACCCCGCCGTCTTCCCCTCGCTGTACCGTTCCATGGTCCAGGTGGGCGAAACGGGCGGCATCCTCGAAGAAACCATGCAGCAGCTGGTCCGGCTGCTCTCCCGCGAACACAAGGTCCAGTCCAGCTTCAAAAACGCTTCGGCCTATCCGATTTTCGTTCTGACGGTCGGGCTGATTTCCATTATCGTAATTCTGGTCTGGATTCTGCCCCAGCTGATTGAAGCGCTCGGCACGGAACCGTCTGCCCTGCCGCTTCCGACGCGAATGCTGATGGGGACCAGTCATTTTCTGCTGTACTACGGCTGGCTGCTGGGGGCCGTGCTGGCGGCCGCTGTGTATTTCTTTCTCCGCTGGAAACGCACAGATGACGGCCTGCTCCAATGGGATGCCTTCAAACTTCAGGTTCCGCTGCTGGGACCGGTCCTCCGAACTCTTTCCGTCGGCCGATTCGCCCGGACCCTCGGCTCCCTGACCAAATGCGGCATCCCCATCCTGGAGGCCCTTCGCGTCGTCCGTGACACCCTCGGCAACGAAGTCCTTGCGCGGCAAATCGACCATGTCTGCGAGGAAGTGAAAGCCGGCAGCGACCTGGCCCGTCCGCTGGGCCAGTCCGGCCTGTTCGACCCCCTGCTGGTTCAAATCGTCTCCATCGGCGAACAAACCGGCAAACTCGACGAGATGCTCCTGCAGGCCGCCGATACCTTCGACGAACAGGCCGATTCCACCCTGCAGCGGTATATGTCTCTCGTGCCGGCTCTGCTGATTCTGATGCTGGCCGCCGTTATCTTTTTCCTGATCGCCGCCACCCTGCTGCCCGTCATTGGAATGGATTTAAGCGTCTTCAGCCGTTAG
- a CDS encoding PEP-CTERM sorting domain-containing protein, translating to MTRIQKTCLWLFLIGMLAASPAAQAALTYLPESSYYSGKTYYNVNLGNGQVLSGRIEFAVYDTSVYPGEFTGTAPGTGRYIYAYQIFHNSGGSNAALTAFVIKQIGDGAIPADNPNSYIGTDSSVSGVNATSAFFNVSRTEGNWLFEGPNILAGQNSVFLLVRSNSPIKVGTYDLFPPKDGEIPVPGEEDNGNPIPEPATLLLLGIGLAGSVIRKAR from the coding sequence ATGACCCGAATCCAAAAGACTTGTTTGTGGCTCTTTCTGATAGGGATGCTTGCAGCCAGCCCGGCGGCGCAGGCAGCCCTCACCTACCTGCCGGAAAGCTCCTATTACTCCGGGAAAACGTACTACAACGTCAATCTCGGAAACGGTCAGGTCCTCAGCGGACGCATTGAATTCGCCGTGTACGACACCTCCGTTTATCCGGGCGAATTCACCGGAACCGCCCCCGGAACCGGACGCTACATCTACGCGTACCAAATCTTCCACAACTCCGGAGGTTCCAATGCCGCTCTGACCGCGTTTGTGATTAAGCAGATTGGCGACGGGGCTATCCCCGCCGACAATCCAAACAGTTATATCGGCACGGACAGTTCCGTTTCCGGTGTGAATGCCACCTCGGCCTTCTTCAATGTCAGCCGGACCGAAGGAAACTGGCTCTTTGAAGGACCGAACATTCTGGCCGGACAGAACTCCGTATTCCTCCTGGTTCGCAGCAACAGCCCGATTAAGGTCGGAACCTATGACCTCTTCCCGCCCAAAGACGGGGAAATTCCTGTCCCGGGTGAAGAAGACAACGGCAATCCGATCCCTGAACCGGCTACGCTGCTGCTCCTCGGAATTGGACTAGCCGGATCCGTAATCCGAAAAGCCCGTTAA
- a CDS encoding ATPase, T2SS/T4P/T4SS family, translating to MKLKIGQLLCQQGLINDAQLASALESQKHTRKKLGQILLDSGVITSRQLIECLVAQTGIPRKNLEDIAIEPDVLKKVPPELVTQYNVLPLEQSNGRLTVAMADPFNSEALQNLRLVTGCSISRCYSTPMELEKAILKYYGSNVARMLKDLAPADKGSPADIETNGELTPAKLHELAREPSLVNLVNLIILEAIEARASDIHIEPFENCVKIKYRIDGMLIEKSASPKRLQAAILSRIKIMANMNIAERFIPQDGHIEFPTARGKIDIRVSTVPSIFGESVVMRLLDRSTALIALEDLGMDKETLKGFTHCLTKAHGIVLVTGPTGSGKTTTLYAALNKIYDPSLKIITIEDPVEYQLEGIIQMPVNPRRGLTFSRGLRHILRQDPNIIMVGEIRDRETADIAIRAALTGHLVFSTLHTNDAAGAVTRLIDMGVEPFLLASSLEGVLAQRLVRKICPFCKERYTPDPHLLETLTNSISIGPNDILYHGRGCEECNQTGMKGRIGIFELLRITEPLRKLIAQKPTTDQILQAAPEDHTSMRHDGIQKILKGLTTPEEVLRVTQGTEDEDRTEITPAAPVETS from the coding sequence GTGAAATTAAAAATCGGACAACTTCTTTGTCAGCAGGGACTTATAAATGATGCACAACTGGCCTCCGCCCTCGAGTCCCAAAAGCATACTCGTAAAAAACTCGGCCAGATTCTCCTGGATTCCGGGGTCATCACGAGCCGACAGCTGATCGAGTGCCTCGTGGCACAAACAGGAATCCCCAGAAAAAACCTTGAAGATATCGCGATAGAACCGGACGTTCTCAAGAAAGTACCTCCGGAATTAGTGACTCAATACAACGTTTTGCCCCTCGAACAAAGTAACGGTCGGCTGACGGTAGCCATGGCTGATCCGTTTAACAGCGAGGCCCTCCAGAACCTTCGGCTGGTAACCGGCTGCAGCATCAGCCGCTGCTACAGCACCCCGATGGAGCTGGAAAAGGCCATCCTGAAATATTACGGCAGCAACGTCGCCCGGATGCTCAAAGACCTGGCTCCGGCAGACAAGGGCTCGCCTGCCGACATTGAAACCAACGGCGAACTGACCCCCGCCAAGCTCCATGAACTGGCCCGGGAGCCCTCCCTGGTTAACCTGGTCAACCTGATTATCCTCGAAGCCATCGAAGCACGGGCCAGCGATATTCATATTGAGCCGTTCGAGAACTGCGTGAAAATCAAATACCGCATCGACGGAATGCTCATCGAAAAATCCGCCTCTCCGAAACGGCTTCAGGCCGCTATTCTTTCCCGCATCAAAATCATGGCCAATATGAATATCGCTGAGCGGTTCATCCCGCAGGATGGACATATTGAGTTTCCGACCGCCCGCGGCAAAATCGACATCCGTGTTTCCACCGTCCCCAGCATCTTCGGCGAATCCGTGGTTATGCGTCTGCTGGACCGCAGCACTGCCTTGATCGCGCTGGAAGACCTCGGGATGGACAAAGAAACCCTCAAGGGGTTCACCCACTGCCTGACGAAGGCCCACGGCATCGTTCTGGTTACCGGTCCGACCGGCAGCGGAAAAACCACGACGCTCTATGCCGCCCTGAACAAAATTTATGACCCGAGTCTGAAAATCATCACCATCGAGGACCCGGTGGAATATCAGCTGGAAGGAATTATTCAGATGCCGGTCAACCCCCGCCGCGGCCTGACCTTCAGCCGGGGGCTCCGCCATATCCTTCGCCAGGACCCGAACATCATCATGGTCGGCGAAATCCGCGACCGCGAAACCGCCGACATTGCGATTCGGGCCGCCCTCACCGGCCACCTGGTCTTCTCGACCCTTCATACCAACGATGCCGCCGGAGCCGTCACCCGTCTGATTGATATGGGCGTGGAGCCCTTCCTGCTGGCCAGCTCACTCGAAGGTGTCCTGGCGCAGCGGCTCGTCCGCAAAATCTGCCCCTTCTGCAAAGAACGCTACACGCCGGACCCGCATCTGCTGGAAACGCTGACAAACTCCATCTCCATCGGGCCCAACGATATTCTCTATCACGGACGCGGCTGTGAAGAATGCAATCAAACCGGAATGAAGGGGCGAATCGGCATCTTCGAACTGCTCCGCATTACGGAACCTTTGCGGAAACTGATTGCACAAAAACCGACCACCGACCAAATCCTGCAGGCCGCCCCTGAAGACCATACGTCCATGCGGCATGACGGCATCCAGAAAATTCTCAAAGGCCTTACGACGCCCGAAGAAGTCCTCCGCGTCACCCAGGGAACGGAAGACGAGGACCGAACCGAAATCACACCGGCGGCCCCCGTCGAAACGTCATAA
- a CDS encoding PilN domain-containing protein codes for MTVEREKSDMPNTSIGLRWSAAENCIQTVRLRRSPQGIEVQDFQTFPLNSSVSESLRRAIATNAGDGPLSLAVGIDSACVGFYRLEVPPLPAPQLVAVVRTQAEGYLPLPVSAMRLAWHIDNDSSENRCVLAAVKNDLYEQAAKALPSDVSVSIVPDLVGLLTAWRIFFQPAPGPQETVLLKLTAHQASAVLTEEGRLLGAARIDIDPQAPAELLKTDLIQMLESLSPQVRSRPIFVLDTQAEPFPSLLEELRQENFQIQTCRPSADKIKRLARLTPEITADCPEALGLALLALDGQTIDFDFTIEQTEPAPSLRQQLFSAPVRRTALSLVLAVVLVLIGLYWKDKTELRILQQQLSTAEKGQTAQQMLQMMEFRKQVAAARPDLLELLDLLRQTQPEGLLLDQFLFERGKPVELRGVAASYEQAYEFQKNLQNRNEFRQVQLIEPTLDEKTRKVNFRIRFLYRNFSG; via the coding sequence TTGACTGTCGAAAGAGAAAAAAGTGATATGCCGAACACCTCCATCGGGCTCCGATGGTCCGCTGCAGAAAATTGTATTCAGACTGTACGGCTCCGCCGCAGCCCGCAGGGAATTGAGGTTCAGGATTTCCAAACCTTTCCTCTCAACTCTTCCGTCTCCGAGTCGCTCCGCCGGGCGATTGCGACAAATGCCGGCGATGGGCCCCTCTCCCTGGCGGTCGGCATCGATTCGGCCTGCGTCGGATTCTACCGTCTGGAGGTGCCGCCTCTTCCGGCCCCTCAGCTGGTCGCCGTCGTCCGCACTCAGGCGGAAGGATATCTGCCCCTTCCGGTTTCGGCCATGCGGCTGGCCTGGCACATAGACAACGACTCCTCCGAAAACCGCTGTGTTCTGGCGGCCGTCAAAAATGACCTGTATGAACAGGCCGCCAAAGCGCTCCCTTCGGACGTCTCCGTTTCCATCGTGCCCGACCTGGTCGGACTGCTGACTGCCTGGCGGATTTTTTTCCAGCCTGCACCGGGACCGCAGGAAACCGTCCTGCTCAAGCTGACCGCCCATCAGGCATCTGCTGTCCTCACCGAAGAGGGCCGGCTCCTCGGCGCTGCCCGCATCGACATTGACCCGCAGGCCCCTGCAGAGCTGCTCAAAACCGACCTCATCCAGATGCTCGAGTCCCTCTCCCCTCAGGTCCGCTCCAGACCGATTTTCGTGCTCGACACGCAGGCCGAGCCTTTTCCATCGCTCCTCGAAGAACTTCGACAGGAGAACTTTCAGATTCAGACCTGCCGGCCGTCTGCGGACAAAATTAAACGTCTGGCCCGCCTGACCCCAGAAATTACCGCCGACTGTCCGGAAGCACTCGGTCTGGCCCTGTTGGCTCTGGACGGACAAACCATTGATTTTGACTTTACCATCGAACAGACTGAGCCGGCTCCTTCACTTCGACAGCAGCTGTTCTCAGCGCCCGTCCGCCGCACCGCCCTTTCGCTGGTGCTGGCCGTCGTCCTTGTGCTCATCGGCCTCTATTGGAAAGATAAAACCGAACTGCGCATCCTTCAGCAGCAGCTCAGCACGGCGGAAAAAGGCCAGACTGCACAGCAGATGCTCCAAATGATGGAGTTTCGAAAACAGGTCGCCGCCGCCCGACCCGATTTGCTCGAACTGCTGGATTTGCTCCGCCAGACCCAGCCCGAAGGCCTCCTGCTCGACCAGTTCCTCTTTGAACGCGGCAAACCCGTCGAGCTGCGGGGGGTGGCCGCCAGTTATGAACAGGCCTACGAATTTCAGAAAAACCTCCAGAATCGAAATGAGTTTCGGCAAGTCCAGCTTATCGAGCCCACACTCGATGAGAAAACCAGAAAAGTCAATTTCCGGATTCGTTTCCTGTATCGAAACTTCAGCGGATAA
- a CDS encoding PEP-CTERM sorting domain-containing protein (PEP-CTERM proteins occur, often in large numbers, in the proteomes of bacteria that also encode an exosortase, a predicted intramembrane cysteine proteinase. The presence of a PEP-CTERM domain at a protein's C-terminus predicts cleavage within the sorting domain, followed by covalent anchoring to some some component of the (usually Gram-negative) cell surface. Many PEP-CTERM proteins exhibit an unusual sequence composition that includes large numbers of potential glycosylation sites. Expression of one such protein has been shown restore the ability of a bacterium to form floc, a type of biofilm.) has translation MKPIQRQCRIVLLALLVSPIALAGMADEGVLVDSLTSTFLPGYGTGIATVDSKVYWANPDSVYAGNYIYTYLISGSQVNLSFFSVELYPDVLISSWGVETPGKQPAVWSPVNNPYESMEALFVSPILPGETSATLWFISPYGPIKADGALAGITRGSYNFLVGQVLSPVIPEPATVLLLTVGGLLSRFSRKRKS, from the coding sequence ATGAAACCGATTCAAAGGCAATGCCGGATCGTGCTTCTGGCGTTGCTGGTTTCACCCATCGCCCTGGCCGGAATGGCTGATGAGGGGGTCCTGGTTGATTCTCTCACCTCCACCTTCCTGCCGGGCTACGGCACCGGAATCGCCACCGTAGATTCCAAAGTCTATTGGGCGAATCCGGACAGTGTCTATGCCGGCAACTACATCTACACCTATCTGATTTCCGGATCGCAGGTCAACCTGAGCTTCTTCTCGGTGGAGCTGTATCCGGATGTGCTCATTTCGAGCTGGGGTGTGGAAACGCCGGGCAAACAGCCGGCCGTCTGGTCGCCGGTCAACAATCCATATGAAAGTATGGAAGCCCTGTTTGTCAGTCCGATTCTGCCGGGTGAAACCTCCGCAACGCTCTGGTTCATCAGCCCCTACGGCCCCATCAAAGCAGACGGTGCTTTGGCCGGGATTACGCGCGGGAGCTACAACTTCCTCGTCGGGCAGGTTCTCTCGCCTGTTATCCCGGAACCGGCAACCGTGCTGCTTTTGACTGTCGGAGGCCTGCTGAGCCGTTTTTCTCGAAAGAGAAAAAGCTGA
- a CDS encoding helix-hairpin-helix domain-containing protein, producing MPSKPRTIWKNGSALVIVLWLVMLMTTVAVVTARMAMLESRISQLAVERIRCRWAARAGVETARALLLSDERGSDTKLDIWAQNEADLVDVPLYGCRFTAKVIDESSKLNINTVSETALAYLPDMTQEILSSILDWRDEDEEIRAGGAESGYYLTLPNGYYCRNGALQTIRELLRVKGVTQDIFYGPSSPELAWSENEGWINYLTCHSAQPNIDRQGNPKIDINQAQRDELTSSLSFSRNEVQWILNNRPFQNLVSLTQGTSSSTAAASSASTTVRTGGSSGTSSGSSAGGSSAGSSSGQTGRQSGQSGQSGSSRQNSSAGSGQTQGASGRTGSAASEPGRTGSSGSPNQQSSRQSGTGTSGTSARTGQNRTAAGSATPARTSGQQTSAAAPSWQSVLANADQIGFSSQTVTAGKVNVNTAGLIVLTALLEGRRDLAENIITFREGRAAGFETLQDLAQVEGMTETVLRQIIDRVDVRSSVFSIQSTAVSDATGQKYTIEVILNRDEQNGRILYWREQ from the coding sequence GTGCCCAGTAAACCCCGAACAATTTGGAAAAACGGTTCTGCTCTGGTCATCGTTCTGTGGCTGGTGATGCTGATGACCACTGTGGCCGTCGTCACCGCCCGAATGGCAATGCTCGAAAGCCGCATCAGCCAGCTGGCGGTCGAGCGCATCCGCTGCCGCTGGGCCGCCCGCGCCGGCGTCGAAACCGCCCGGGCTCTGCTCCTGTCGGATGAGCGGGGGTCCGACACCAAACTCGACATCTGGGCTCAAAACGAAGCCGACCTCGTCGATGTCCCCCTCTACGGCTGCCGCTTTACGGCAAAAGTCATCGACGAATCCTCGAAACTGAACATCAACACCGTCTCCGAAACCGCCCTGGCCTATCTGCCCGATATGACGCAGGAAATCCTCAGCAGCATCCTTGACTGGCGGGATGAAGACGAGGAAATCCGCGCCGGCGGTGCTGAATCCGGATACTATCTGACCCTCCCCAACGGCTACTATTGTCGCAACGGGGCCCTGCAGACCATTCGAGAACTCCTTCGCGTCAAAGGAGTTACCCAGGATATTTTCTACGGCCCCTCCTCGCCCGAACTGGCCTGGAGCGAAAATGAGGGATGGATCAATTACCTGACCTGCCATTCCGCTCAGCCCAACATTGACAGGCAGGGCAATCCCAAAATCGACATCAATCAGGCCCAGCGGGACGAGTTGACCAGCTCGCTGTCCTTCAGCCGCAATGAAGTCCAATGGATTCTGAACAACCGCCCCTTCCAGAACCTCGTGTCGCTGACGCAAGGCACCTCCTCCTCGACTGCTGCGGCGTCTTCAGCTTCTACGACTGTCAGAACAGGGGGCTCTTCCGGTACCTCGTCGGGTTCTTCTGCGGGCGGTTCCTCCGCCGGCTCTTCTTCGGGACAGACAGGCAGACAGTCCGGTCAGTCAGGCCAATCCGGCTCTTCCCGTCAAAACAGCTCCGCCGGCTCCGGCCAAACACAGGGGGCCTCCGGCCGCACCGGTTCCGCCGCTTCCGAACCCGGCAGAACCGGCTCCTCCGGCTCCCCAAATCAGCAATCCTCCCGACAGTCCGGCACCGGCACATCCGGAACTTCCGCCCGTACCGGCCAAAACCGCACAGCCGCCGGCTCCGCGACGCCCGCCCGCACCTCCGGCCAGCAAACCTCGGCAGCAGCCCCCTCCTGGCAGAGTGTTCTGGCCAATGCCGACCAAATCGGCTTCAGCAGCCAGACCGTTACCGCCGGCAAAGTCAACGTCAACACCGCCGGACTGATTGTGCTGACCGCCCTGCTGGAGGGTCGGCGGGACCTGGCCGAAAATATCATCACGTTCCGCGAAGGCCGGGCCGCCGGTTTTGAAACCCTTCAGGACCTGGCACAGGTCGAGGGGATGACCGAGACTGTCCTCCGGCAGATTATTGACCGGGTCGATGTCCGCTCCAGTGTCTTTTCCATTCAAAGCACCGCCGTTTCCGACGCCACCGGACAAAAATATACCATCGAGGTCATTCTCAATCGGGATGAACAAAACGGACGTATTCTCTATTGGAGAGAACAATAA
- a CDS encoding prepilin-type N-terminal cleavage/methylation domain-containing protein yields the protein MKTRGFTLLEVLLAAVLTAFVALVAVAGLRSVSMTRTTIDQASEAADALRYAAEILERDLASVVRDSVIFEAIAADPAIGMPPSLRMRVYQTDPARPNAPESDLYEVEYSLLQSEDKTLFVRRICPLVGVEVDREETSGGVLTVLSESIVDFQAQYFDGSQWLDYWLTETELPQLVLINLLAADTSQLQNSSQPSSGKPPKVLQRTIWMFFPGQPRIGQNTSTTTAETGTAVSGEIQTGAQ from the coding sequence ATGAAAACACGCGGCTTTACATTACTGGAAGTGCTTTTGGCCGCCGTTTTGACGGCCTTTGTTGCCCTGGTTGCCGTGGCGGGCCTTCGCTCCGTCAGTATGACGCGGACCACGATCGACCAGGCCTCCGAAGCCGCCGATGCGCTTCGCTACGCCGCGGAAATCCTCGAACGAGACCTGGCCTCCGTCGTTCGCGACTCCGTCATCTTTGAGGCCATTGCCGCCGACCCGGCCATCGGAATGCCCCCTTCGCTTCGGATGCGGGTCTATCAAACCGACCCCGCCCGTCCGAATGCCCCGGAATCCGACCTGTACGAAGTCGAATATTCTCTGCTCCAGTCTGAAGACAAAACCCTGTTCGTCCGTCGGATTTGCCCTCTGGTAGGCGTCGAAGTTGACCGCGAGGAAACCTCCGGCGGCGTTCTGACCGTCCTGAGTGAATCCATCGTGGATTTTCAGGCCCAGTATTTTGACGGCAGCCAATGGCTGGATTACTGGCTGACCGAAACGGAACTGCCTCAGCTGGTTTTAATCAATCTGCTGGCCGCCGACACCTCCCAGCTGCAAAACAGCAGCCAGCCCTCTTCCGGCAAGCCGCCGAAGGTGCTCCAAAGAACAATTTGGATGTTTTTCCCGGGACAGCCTCGCATCGGACAAAATACCTCGACAACAACCGCAGAAACAGGAACCGCCGTTTCAGGAGAGATACAAACCGGTGCCCAGTAA
- a CDS encoding GspH/FimT family pseudopilin produces MKFSLKQNGFTLIELLAVTTVIAAAALAGTALMMRNQSKTKLLQAAQQIALTAKAARIQAVQSGQPYRLMFDRENRKIFVLPSGPQNLPSETAPLKAVQLPSSVSFEQILILSDVPTDALEIEFQPNGSAKTAVIQLSDGKKQVAVAVHQVTGRVKILHGEQTTLLLDRIDLDQEQRAIQ; encoded by the coding sequence ATGAAATTTTCGCTCAAACAGAATGGTTTTACGCTGATTGAACTGCTGGCCGTGACGACGGTCATTGCCGCCGCAGCCCTGGCCGGCACCGCCCTGATGATGCGCAATCAGTCCAAAACCAAGCTGCTTCAGGCTGCTCAGCAGATTGCCTTAACCGCCAAGGCCGCCCGCATCCAGGCCGTCCAGTCCGGACAGCCCTATCGGCTCATGTTCGACCGCGAAAACAGAAAAATCTTCGTACTGCCCTCTGGGCCGCAGAACCTTCCGTCGGAAACAGCCCCGCTCAAAGCCGTTCAGCTGCCCAGCTCTGTTTCGTTTGAACAAATTCTGATTCTCAGCGATGTGCCGACAGATGCCCTCGAAATTGAATTTCAGCCGAACGGTTCCGCCAAAACCGCCGTCATCCAGTTGTCTGATGGGAAAAAACAGGTCGCCGTCGCAGTTCATCAAGTCACAGGCCGTGTCAAGATCCTGCACGGTGAACAGACAACCCTCCTGCTTGACCGTATTGATTTGGACCAGGAGCAACGAGCCATCCAATGA